Proteins from a genomic interval of Benincasa hispida cultivar B227 chromosome 7, ASM972705v1, whole genome shotgun sequence:
- the LOC120081637 gene encoding choline/ethanolaminephosphotransferase 1-like has protein sequence MGYIGAHGVAALRRYKYRGEDNSFMAKYVLQPFWSRFVNFFPLWMPPNMITFAGFIFLVTSALLGYVYSPHLDSAPPRWVHFAHGLLLFLYQTFDAVDGKQARRTNSSSPLGELFDHGCDALACAFESLAFGSTAMCGRNTFWLWVIAAIPFYGATWEHYFTNTLILPTINGPTEGLMLIYLSHFFTAFVGAEWWAQPLGKSIPFLSWVPLLPDVAMSSAVMLLMTAFGVIPTVAFNVFNVYKVVRARKGSMLLALAMLCPFAVLLGGVLAWDYLSPSDLIKNYPHLVVTGSGLAFGFLVGRMILAHLCDEPKGLKTGMCMSLFYLPFAIGNALTARLSGGVPVFGEGLVLVGYFIYTGALYLHFATSVIEEMKSSLGIHCFRIMKKES, from the exons ATGGGCTATATCGGAGCACATGGCGTGGCGGCTCTCCGAAGATACAAGTACCGTGGTGAGGATAACTCTTTTATGGCGAAATATGTCTTGCAACCCTTCTGGAGCCGTTTCGTGAATTTCTTTCCTCTTTGGATGCC CCCAAACATG ATAACTTTTGCTGGATTCATTTTTTTGGTCACATCTGCACTGCTTGGCTAT GTGTATTCGCCTCATCTAGATTCAGCTCCACCAAGATGGGTTCATTTTGCCCATGGGTTACTCCTTTTCTTATACCAG ACTTTTGATGCTGTTGATGGAAAACAAGCAAGAAGAACCAATTCCTCAAGTCCATTGGGGGAACTTTTTGACCATG GATGTGATGCACTTGCATGCGCG TTCGAATCCTTAGCTTTTGGAAGCACTGCTATGTGTGGAAGGAATACTTTTTGGTTATGGGTTATTGCAGCCATTCCATTTTATGGTGCTACATGGGAACA TTATTTCACCAATACTCTAATTCTTCCAACTATAAATGGACCCACAGAGGGTCTTATGCTGATCTATCTATCTCACTTTTTTACAGCATTTGTTG GTGCTGAATGGTGGGCTCAACCTCTTGGAAAATCCATACCATTTTTAAGCTGGGTTCCGTTGCTTCCTG ATGTTGCGATGAGCAGTGCTGTGATGTTACTAATGACAGCTTTTGGTGTTATTCCCACGGTTGCATTTAA TGTTTTCAATGTCTATAAAGTTGTTCGGGCTAGAAAAGGAAGTATGTTACTGGCTTTAGCAATG CTGTGCCCATTTGCTGTACTCCTTGGTGGAGTCCTGGCATG GGATTACTTATCTCCTTCAGACCTCATAAAGAATTATCCACATTTGGTTGTAACCGGAAGCGGCCTTGCCTTTGGATTCTTAGTG GGAAGAATGATTCTTGCTCATTTGTGCGATGAACCTAAGGGCTTGAAAACTGGAATGTGCATG TCACTTTTCTATCTCCCATTTGCGATTGGGAATGCACTGACGGCAAGACTTAGTGGAGG GGTTCCTGTGTTTGGTGAGGGATTGGTTCTGGTTGGTTACTTCATCTACACAG GTGCTCTCTATTTGCACTTTGCCACATCAGttattgaagaaatgaaaagttCTTTGGGAATCCACTGCTTCAG GATAATGAAGAAAGAAAGTTGA